A segment of the Triticum urartu cultivar G1812 chromosome 1, Tu2.1, whole genome shotgun sequence genome:
ctaaaaTAAGTAATTGGGGACGAAGGGAGTACATGACATCTTTCCTGTTTAAGTAGCTAGATGAGAAAGATAGAAACCAATAGTTTAACAAGGAAAAACGTTTTTGTAAACTATTAAAAAATCATGCCGAAAAATAGAAAGCCTTGTATTTTCATTAATTCGGTGCAATGTATACAGAACACAGTACCACTATGTTGGGTACGCTACGCACCGCAACAGGAGAAacaaaaaaaaaggaaaaatacaAGTACATATGCATCATCGAGATAACTAGCTAGGTGGATACGAGACCACCTTCTAGAAGCACGATGCATGTGACTAAAGCGAGACAGACAATTTCTAGAAGGTAATAAATAATGAAATTATTGCTAAATGATCAAAGATGGCGTTGGATCTCTTTGTAGATCGGAGCCATGCACGTGCATCCATGCTTGAGTCGATAGAATGGATGGACTCAATCGGACTCGGGCGGTTGGTTTCGGATTCGACCTCGTCTTGTTCTCAGTTGGGGAAGCTGCCGTGTGGCCCGGGCTCCTAATGCATCATCTCCATTCCAGCGGTGAACCCCGGAGCCAGTGGCGACGTCGTCATCTCCGTTCCAGTGGCAAACACCAGCAACGGTGGCAACGCAGTCAGTgtctgctgctactgttgcatcTCCATTCCACCGATGAACCTCAGCGATGTTGGCATCACCCCGATATCGAGAGCTGCAGAGGGCCCCGGAGGTGGTggcatcgccatcatcatcatcatcatcatcatcatcatcatcatcatcatcatcatcatcatcatcatcatcatcatcatatgaTGCTTAACCATCTCGTACATTGCTCTGTCCACACTGGTGCCACCGAGCTCAAACCCATACCTGCTGGCGAGCCCCGGCAGATGTGGcatggccatcatcatctgcTGTTGCTAAAAGTTCTCCTCCATCCCGCCATTCGCGCTGGTGCAACCGAGCTCAAACCCACCGCCGCTGGCGATTCACCGGAGGAGATGATGACGGCGATCGCCGATGTTGGTGAGTTTGAGCTCGGTTGCAGCAGTGCGAATGGCGGGATGGAGGAGAACTTTCATCAGCTGCAGATGATGACGGCGATGCCACAATTGCCGTGGCTCGCCGACGGCTATGGCGTTGAGTTCGGTGGCACCAGCGTGGATGGAGGGGTGCACGTGATGATTAAGCAGcagatgatgatgatggcgatgccACCACCTCAGGGTTCGCTGCTGGAATGGACAGTATGCAACAGCAGATAATGTCAAGGATGCCAATCCCGTCGGGGTTCACCGCTGGAAGGGAGATGCAGCAGCAGCATCAGACGCTGACTGTGTTGCCACCGCTACCAGTGCTCGCTGCTGGAACGGAGATGATGACGTTGATGCCACCGGAGGGTTCACTGCTGGAATGGAGATGGTGAATCACAAGTCCGGCCCGCACGACAACTTCACCAACTGAGAAGAAAACGAGGTCGAATCCGGAACTAGTTGTCCGAGTCCGCCTGAGTCCATTCATTCTGCCGACGCAAGCGTGGAGGGACGTGCATGGCTCCAATCTACAAAGAGATCCAATGCCATCTTCGATCATTTATCAATAATTTCATTTAATGCCTTCAAGAAATTTTCTGTCTCGTTTTGGTCATATGCATCGTGCTTCTAGAAGGCGGTCTCGTATCCACCTAGCTAGCTATCTAGATGATGCATATGTATTTGTGTTTTTCCTGTTGCAGCGTGTATCCAACATAGTGGCTTGTACTGTGCTCTGTATCCATTGCGCCGAATTAATGAAAATACAAGCCTTTCTACTATTCTATTTTTGGCATAACTTTTAATAGTTTACAGAAGTGTTTTTTCTTGTTAAACTATTGGCTTCTATCGTTTTCATATTGCTACTTAAACATGAAAGatgtcatgtactccctccgaCCCCAATTACTTGTCTCAGATTTGTCTTGATATGGATGTATTTGTATCTAGACAGATGTAAGACAAGTAATTTGAGACCAGGTAATGTGTGTTGTTTCAACATGATTTTTACAAATACACACATCACCCAACCCCTATGAGTGCTTTCGAGAGACTgggccggcatatcatcttgagatttacgaaatGTTTTTAGGAAGAGTACTTAGCATGTTGAACGTATGTGCAATCCTTTCATAGCTTGACTCCTTGTGGCAGACCGGGCATTGCCTTACcctgttttattttattttatttgttaCCTAAAAAACTATTTATTTATTGTTGAAGAATCATATTAATTTTCTACCATCAATAATAATCCTGATCTTGCGATGAGATGCAACGAATCTAGGACAACTAGCTATCGGTTAAATTCAGGGTAGCCAGTAAATTTAGTGTCAACAGCATCCATATTATGGTTCTTATCCTTCATTTTCTCGGACTATATATGTATGTTGTTATTACTTGTGTGTGTGCGTGTTTCCACATATGATCTTTTATAGAGATTTTTTGGTTAAGAAACACGTATTTTTAATGTAAGAAACAAGTATATTTGTTTAGTATGATTCATCGATTTGCACAATAGACAAAGGCTAAGGTATGTTTATTGGTATATTTTCCCCATGACATCTTTCCTGTTTAAGCAGCTATACAGATGAGAAAGTTAGAAGCCAATGGTTCAACAAGGAAAAAACGTTTTTGTAAACTATTCAAAAATCATGCTGTAAAATAGAATAATAAAAATAAAGGCTTGTATTTTCATTAATTCGACGTAATGGGTACAGAACAATGCAAGCCACTATGTTGGGTTGCCGATGCACCGCAACAAGAGAAACAAAAAGGGGAAAACAGAAATACATATGCTGTATCCAGATCAAACCCACGCTGGTGAATGCTCCGTCCCTCCATTCACGCTGGTGCCACCCAGCTCAAACCCAGCGCCGCATCACGTCCTCCATCCCGCCGCTTGCGCTAGTGCCACCGAGCTCAAACCAAGGATCTGGCTCACACCCCACTCCGCCTACGAACCCCGGCGTTGGTATCACCGTGACCATCTGGTCCGTCCCTCCATTCTGGCTGGTGCCACCCAGCTCAAGCCCACCGAAGCCTGCGATCGCTGTCATTAGCTCCTCCATCCAGCCGTCGGCGCTGGTGCCACCGAGCTCAAACCCGCCTCCGACCGCGAACCCTGGGGTTGGCATAACCGCCATCATCTGCCCCGTCCCACCGAGCTCAAAGCCACCGCCGCCGGCTAGTAGCTGTGGCGGCAGGGGTGCGAGGGCTGCCTCCCGGTCACGGCGACCGTCCTGGAGGACCTGGTTGACGCCCGTCGCCACGGTGACCTGCGCCTCCCTCAGCGAAGCCATGCAGGCCAGCATGTCCGCGTCCCCCATGTCGCGCTGGTCTGCGACTGCGTCCAGCTACGCCGCCGCCTGGCTcccctccgcgcgacccttcgcTATGGCCTCCCCCCAGAGCTCCTTCCGCTGCTCCACCGCGTTCTGCTCCGTGCACAGCTCGTTGTACTTCTGTTGCAGCTGCTCTACCAGCCGGTCCGGGTCGACGGCGGCGCCCATgccagcccccgccgccccgGCCTGCTCCGCGGGGCGGAGGAAGCGGTCGACGATGTCCTCGGCGGAGGGGTGGCCGAAGGAATAGGCCTTGCCGGCCCGGGAGTAGACGACGGCGGCCACCTGGGCGCCGCACATGACGGCCAGTTCGTTCGCCTTGCGAAACAGCCCCTGCCGGCGCTTGGAGAAGCAGATGTCCCGTGCAGCCTTGTTCTCGATGCGCCGGATTACGATCTTCTTCCGCCCCATTGCAACCCACCCTAAAACCTTTGCGCCCTCTCTCAGAGTGTTTGATTATTTGGAGGAGGACAGCTGAGAACTTTGAGGTCTGTGATCTGCCTTGCTACAGCTCTGAGGCGTCTGTTTTATAGGCGACGAGAAGAGTTGAGATGAGGATTTGGCCGTGCCAATTCATCACGGGGGTGCATATCCGATCCTCATCTCTGCTTCACGGATGAGCTAGGAGCATTGATGACATGATGAGATGGTGACAACCGATGAGTTGTCACATTTCCAAACCAGTAAAGGCTGCATGTTTGTTTCCTATTTAGGCTATATTTGTGGTAATGCGACTGTATATCTACGCTGAAACAGCCCATCGACTTCGATTTTCTCTCGATGTTTATAACTGCCATATACGGCCGTGTGGGGCCTTGGCATGTAGTAATGGATATCCCTATACACATTCCTTCTTCACCCTGAATAAGGCACATATATATGCCAGTTATAAACGTGGAGAAGAAAATTAGGCAGATGGGCTTTTTTATCGTAGATATATGGTGCATTAAGAGCGGTACAGACTAGATATAGAAAGAAACATGAATCTCCTCCTGGTTTGGAAATGCGGCAactcatcgtcatcgtcatcttcTCAACATCTCATCAACTCTTCTTCTAGCATATACGGTCCCGTACAGTACATTATCTACCGGGGTCGTCGTTGTTTTAAAGATAACCAAATGATACAAATTGGATGTCAGTTTTACAACAATTCAAAGTGAACGCGGTCTGGACCGTTGGATGAGATGCACTGATCTTCACTTGTGATGGTTGTCCTCGCCAGCATTTGGAACGTGTTCGCTCTACCCAGTCGCTTGCGCGAACGTCTCGACGGCCTTCTCATTTCTCCACCGACCGATTCTCCCACTGCTCGTCTCATCTCCGATCGGCAAGCTCACAACTCCGGCGGCCGAAGTTGGCATTCTTCAAGCCGAGGGAGGCGCTCGGCCGCTCCTTCCCCTCACTCGTCCGCAATAGGAGATGCACTTGTTGAAATACAGGGTCGGCCTTGTGCTCACCTAACAATTTCAGAAAAATCTCTATGGGCCCATATAGGTGTCGTGACAAGGAATGttgtgggaagtttagtcccagcCCATTAGTGGAGGAAGAGTTGGACCTCGTTATAAAGGATTCTCTTTCACATGCAATTGGAGCTTGATAAGAGAAATGGTTCCCGCGTGCTTCTCCCCCGCCACGCGCCTCGCCACGACGTGTGCGCCGccggaatgagccgagccgagccgagctcacaTACCTATGCGCTTAATTTTTGCCGTTCAGAAACGGAGAGCCCGTAACAAACGCGCCGCGAATCCGAGACATCAGATTGTGGGCTGTCACAGACTCAGATGCAGGTCCAGCCCACGTCCTCCTACTTGCATGCGCCTATATAGTGTAAGTGTCAGCAAACCTAGACGTCCCCAGATGAACAGATCGCATCTGCTCAGCGTCCACGTGCATCCCTTCCACTATCATTCTTTTTGTTGTTGCTGCCAGCAACGATCCCATCCCGTCCACCGCGTACATGGTTGAAGGGAGAGCAGGCCTCCAAAACTCTGTCTCTCgagatcctgtacgggagagggacgattaggtttttggggagcgacTGCTTGCTGCCATTCATCTACGTTGCCTTCGCTGTCATCATGAGTCAGCAATCCGAAGCTGACCAACTCGCCGCCGAGAAACTTGAAGCCGAG
Coding sequences within it:
- the LOC125536664 gene encoding MADS-box transcription factor 57-like, coding for MGRKKIVIRRIENKAARDICFSKRRQGLFRKANELAVMCGAQVAAVVYSRAGKAYSFGHPSAEDIVDRFLRPAEQAGAAGAGMGAAVDPDRLVEQLQQKYNELCTEQNAVEQRKELWGEAIAKGRAEGSQAAA